ACCCGGAATGATAGAATTGGGTGTTTTCAGACGGGTCAACCCAGTGGTTTTCAGATTGGCAATCGCTTAGTGGGAGGGTGTTTTGCCACATCCAGCGCTAATCATTTTTGATATAGACGGCACGCTACTTCAATCGCAGCTTGTGACCGTGCCGGCCATCCGTGAAGTACTGACTGCTTACGGTCTGACTCCGCCCAGTGAGGACGCGATTCGGGCGACGTTCGGCGCCCCTGTCAAGGAGTACGAGGCTTGGCTCGCACGGTTGTGTCCGCCCAAACGCGCCGCGCAAATTGTCGACGCCATCAATGAGAGAGAACAGGAACTCATTTCAACAACGGATGCTTTGTACCCGGGCGT
This window of the Candidatus Hydrogenedentota bacterium genome carries:
- a CDS encoding HAD family hydrolase; this encodes MPHPALIIFDIDGTLLQSQLVTVPAIREVLTAYGLTPPSEDAIRATFGAPVKEYEAWLARLCPPKRAAQIVDAINEREQELISTTDALYPGVLDALEILKRAGHALATCTNASVPYLARVLDGHGLRKFFQVNACIGHGFAHKSAMVHHIMKTIMVRPAVVVGDRR